One window from the genome of Megalobrama amblycephala isolate DHTTF-2021 linkage group LG4, ASM1881202v1, whole genome shotgun sequence encodes:
- the LOC125267085 gene encoding myosin heavy chain, fast skeletal muscle-like: MSTDAEMAVYGKAAIYLRKPERERIEAQSKPFDAKSACYVADVKELYLKGTIKSKDGGKVTVELLDTKEERVAKEEDVYPMNPPKYDKIEDMAMMTHLNEASVLYNLKERYAAWMIYTYSGLFCATVNPYKMLPVYDPEVVTAYRGKKRMEAPPHIFSVSDNAYQFMQTDRENQSVLITGESGAGKTVNTKRVIQYFATVAVSGGGEKKKEGKIKGSLEDQIIAANPLLEAYGNAKTVRNDNSSRFGKFIRIHFGTTGKLASADIETYLLEKSRVSFQLPDERGYHIFYQMMTNHKPELIEMTLITTNPYDFPMCSQGQITVASIDDKVELDATDDAIDILGFNTEEKMGIYKFTGAVLHHGNMKFKQKQREEQAEPDGTEEADKIAYLLGLNSAEMLKGLCYPRVKVGNEFVTKGQTVQQVYNSVSALAKSIYERMFLWMVIRINQMLDTKQQRNFYIGVLDIAGFEIFDYNSMEQLCINFTNEKLQQFFNHHMFVLEQEEYKKEGIIWEFIDFGMDLASCIELIEKPMGIFSILEEECMFPKASDTSFKNKLYDQHLGKNNAFQKPKPAKGKAEAHFSLVHYAGTVDYNITGWLDKNKDPLNESVLQLYQKSSNKLLASLYPPVVEDTTKKGGKKKGGSMQTVSSQFRENLGKLMTNLRSTHPHFVRCLIPNESKTPGLMENFLVIHQLRCNGVLEGIRICRKGFPSRIQYGDFKQRYKVLNAGVIPEGQFMDNKKASEKLLGSIDVPHDEYRFGHTKVFFKAGLLGTLEEMRDEKLATLVTMTQALCRGYVMRKEYVKMTERRESIYTIQYNIRSFMNVKHWPWMKVYYKIKPLLKSAETEKELSGMKEEFTKCKEALAKSEAKKKELEEKMVSLLQEKNDLQLQVASETENLSDAEERCEGLIKSKIQLEAKLKETTERLEDEEEINAELTAKKRKLEDECSELKKDIDDLELTLAKVEKEKHATENKVKNLTEEMTSQDESLAKLTKEKKALQEAHQQTLDDLQAEEDKVNTLTKSKTKLEQQVDDLEGSLEQEKKLRMDLERAKRKLEGDLKLSQESVMDLENDKQQSDEKIKKKDFETSQLLSKIEDEQSLGAQLQKKIKELQARIEELEEEIEAERAARAKVEKQRADLSRELEEISERLEEAGGANSAQIEMNKKREAEFQKLRRDLEESTLQHEATAAALRKKQADSVAELGEQIDNLQRVKQKLEKEKSEYKMEIDDLSSNMEAVAKAKGNLEKMCRTLEDQLSEMKSKNDENSRQINDLSAQRARFQTENGEFGRQLEEKEALVSQLTRGKQAFTQQIEELKRHIEEEVKAKNALAHAVQSARHDCDLLREQFEEEQEAKAELQRGMSKANSEVAQWRTKYETDAIQRTEELEESKKKLAQRLQEAEEQVEAVNSKCASLEKTKQRLQAEVEDLMIDVERANGLAANLDKKQKNFDKVLAEWKQKYEEGQAELEGAQKEARSLSTELFKMKNSYEESLDQLETIKRENKNLQQEISDLTEQLSETGKGIHELEKAKKTVETEKAEIQTALEEAEGTLEHEESKILRVQLELNQVKSEIDRKLAEKDEEMEQIKRNSQRVIESMQSTLDSEVRSRNDALRIKKKMEGDLNEMEVQLSHANRQAAEAQKQLRNVQGQLKDAQLHLDDAQRGQEDMKEQVAMVERRNALMQSEIEELRGALEQTERGRKVAEQELVDISERVGLLHSQNTSLLNTKKKLEADLIHVQSEVDDTVQEARNAEEKAKKAITDAALMAEELKKEQDTSSHLERMKKNLEVTVKDLQHRLDEAENLAMKGGKKQLQKLESRVRELETEVEAEQRRGADAVKGVRKYERRVKELTYQTDEDKKNVARLQDLVDKLQLKVKAYKRQSEEAEEQANGYLSKLRKVQHELEEAEERADISESQVNKLRVKSRDAGKAKEE; the protein is encoded by the exons ATGAGTACGGACGCGGAGATGGCCGTATATGGCAAGGCTGCCATTTACCTTCGTAAGCCTGAGAGGGAGAGAATCGAGGCTCAGAGCAAACCATTTGATGCCAAGTCTGCCTGCTATGTGGCTGATGTCAAAGAGTTGTACCTCAAGGGAACAATTAAGAGCAAAGATGGTGGCAAAGTCACAGTTGAATTGCTTGACACTAAGGAG GAGAGAGTTGCTAAGGAAGAAGATGTCTACCCAATGAATCCTCCCAAGTATGACAAGATTGAGGACATGGCCATGATGACCCATCTCAATGAAGCCTCTGTGCTGTATAACCTCAAAGAGCGTTATGCTGCATGGATGATCTAC ACCTACTCTGGGCTCTTCTGCGCAACTGTGAACCCCTACAAAATGCTCCCAGTGTATGATCCAGAAGTGGTGACTGCTTACAGAGGCAAAAAGCGTATGGAGGCCCCACCCCACATCTTCTCTGTCTCTGACAACGCCTATCAGTTTATGCAGACTG ATAGAGAAAACCAGTCTGTCCTGATTAC TGGAGAATCCGGTGCTGGAAAGACTGTGAACACCAAACGTGTCATCCAGTACTTTGCCACAGTTGCAGTGTCAGGTGGtggtgaaaaaaagaaagagggtAAAATAAAG GGCTCTCTTGAGGACCAGATCATTGCTGCCAACCCTCTGCTTGAGGCTTATGGTAATGCCAAGACTGTGAGAAATGACAACTCCTCTCGTTTT gGTAAATTTATCAGAATTCACTTTGGTACAACTGGAAAACTGGCTAGTGCTGACATTGAGACAT ATCTGCTGGAGAAGTCTAGAGTGTCATTCCAGCTTCCAGATGAGAGAGGCTACCACATCTTCTACCAGATGATGACCAACCATAAGCCTGAGCTGATTG AAATGACACTCATCACCACCAACCCCTATGACTTCCCCATGTGCAGTCAGGGTCAGATCACAGTGGCCAGCATTGATGATAAAGTGGAGCTGGATGCTACTGAT GATGCTATTGACATTCTGGGTTTCAATACTGAGGAGAAAATGGGCATCTACAAGTTCACTGGAGCTGTGCTTCATCATGGTAACATGAAGTTCAAACAGAAGCAGCGTGAGGAGCAGGCTGAGCCTGACGGCACAGAGG AGGCTGACAAAATTGCCTACCTTCTGGGTTTGAACTCTGCTGAAATGCTAAAGGGTTTGTGCTACCCCAGAGTCAAGGTTGGAAATGAGTTTGTGACCAAAGGTCAGACCGTGCAACAG GTGTACAACTCTGTCAGCGCCTTGGCCAAATCTATCTACGAGAGGATGTTCTTGTGGATGGTCATTCGTATCAACCAGATGTTGGAcacaaaacaacaaagaaatttcTACATTGGTGTGCTGGATATTGCTGGCTTTGAGATCTTTGAT TACAACAGCATGGAGCAGCTGTGCATCAACTTCACCAATGAGAAACTGCAACAGTTTTTCAACCACCACATGTTTGTGCTGGAACAAGAGGAGTACAAGAAGGAGGGCATTATTTGGGAGTTCATTGACTTCGGCATGGACTTGGCTTCTTGCATTGAGCTCATTGAGAAG CCCATGGGTATCTTCTCCATCCTTGAAGAGGAGTGCATGTTCCCCAAGGCTTCAGACACTTCCTTCAAGAACAAGCTGTATGATCAGCATCTTGGCAAAAACAATGCTTTCCAGAAACCAAAGCCTGCCAAAGGCAAGGCTGAAGCACACTTCTCCCTGGTTCACTACGCTGGAACTGTGGACTACAACATCACTGGCTGGCTGGACAAGAACAAGGATCCATTGAATGAATCTGTTCTGCAGCTGTACCAGAAGTCTTCTAACAAACTGCTGGCTTCTCTATACCCACCTGTTGTTGagg ATACTACTAAAAAGGGTGGCAAGAAGAAGGGTGGATCCATGCAGACTGTGTCCTCCCAGTTCAGG GAGAACTTGGGCAAACTCATGACCAACTTGAGGAGCACTCACCCTCACTTTGTGCGCTGTCTGATTCCTAATGAGTCCAAGACTCCAG GTCTCATGGAGAACTTCCTGGTTATCCACCAGCTGAGGTGCAACGGTGTACTGGAGGGTATCAGAATCTGCAGAAAGGGCTTCCCCAGCAGAATCCAATATGGTGACTTTAAGCAGAG ATACAAGGTGCTGAATGCTGGTGTTATCCCTGAAGGACAGTTTATGGATAACAAGAAGGCGAGTGAGAAACTCCTGGGATCCATCGACGTTCCTCATGATGAGTACAGATTTGGACACACAAAG GTGTTCTTCAAAGCTGGTCTTCTGGGTACTCTTGAGGAGATGCGTGATGAGAAACTGGCTACTCTGGTCACAATGACTCAGGCTCTCTGCCGTGGCTATGTGATGAGGAAGGAGTATGTGAAAATGACGGAGAGGAG GGAGTCCATTTACACTATCCAATACAACATCCGCTCATTCATGAATGTCAAACACTGGCCATGGATGAAGGTTTACTACAAGATTAAGCCTCTGCTGAAGAGTGCCGAGACTGAGAAGGAGCTGTCAGGCATGAAAGAGGAATTTACAAAATGCAAAGAAGCTTTGGCTAAGTCTGAAGCCAAAAAGAAGGAGCTTGAAGAGAAGATGGTATCACTGCTGCAAGAGAAAAATGATCTGCAGCTGCAAGTAGCATCT GAAACTGAGAATCTCTCAGATGCTGAGGAGAGGTGTGAGGGTCTGATCAAGAGCAAAATCCAGCTTGAAGCTAAACTCAAAGAGACAACTGAAAGACtggaggatgaggaagaaaTCAATGCTGAACTCACAGCCAAGAAGAGGAAACTGGAGGATGAGTGCTCtgagctgaagaaagacatTGATGACCTGGAGCTCACCTTGGCTAAAGTGGAGAAGGAAAAACATGCCACTGAGAATAAG gTCAAGAACTTGACTGAGGAAATGACATCTCAGGATGAGAGCCTTGCCAAGCTTACGAAGGAGAAGAAAGCCCTCCAAGAGGCACATCAGCAGACACTGGATGATCttcaagctgaggaggacaaagTCAACACCCTGACCAAATCCAAGACAAAACTTGAGCAGCAAGTTGATGAT CTTGAGGGTTCCCTTGAACAAGAGAAAAAGCTCCGCATGGACCTGGAGAGAGCCAAGAGAAAGCTTGAAGGAGACCTGAAATTATCACAAGAGTCCGTCATGGACCTGGAGAATGACAAGCAGCAATCTgatgagaaaataaaaaa GAAAGACTTTGAAACAAGCCAGCTGCTCAGCAAGATAGAAGATGAACAGTCTCTGGGTGCTCAACTCCAAAAGAAGATCAAGGAGCTTCAG GCTCGCATTGAGGAACTGGAGGAAGAGATCGAGGCTGAGCGTGCTGCTCGTGCCAAGGTTGAGAAACAGAGAGCTGATCTCTCCAGGGAACTTGAGGAGATCAGTGAGAGACTTGAGGAGGCTGGAGGAGCCAATTCTGCTCAGATCGAGATGAATAAGAAGCGTGAAGCTGAATTCCAGAAGCTGCGTCGTGATCTTGAAGAGTCCACCCTCCAGCATGAAGCTACAGCTGCTGCCCTACGCAAGAAGCAGGCAGACAGTGTGGCCGAGCTGGGAGAGCAAATCGACAACCTGCAGCGTGTCAAGCAGAAGCTTGAGAAGGAGAAGAGTGAATACAAAATGGAGATTGATGATCTTTCCAGCAACATGGAAGCTGTTGCCAAAGCAAAG GGCAATCTTGAGAAGATGTGCCGCACACTTGAGGACCAACTTAGTGAAATGAAGTCCAAGAATGATGAGAACAGTCGCCAGATAAATGATCTCAGTGCTCAAAGAGCAagatttcaaactgaaaatg GTGAATTTGGCCGTCAGCTGGAGGAGAAGGAAGCTCTAGTTTCTCAGCTCACCAGAGGCAAACAAGCTTTCACTCAGCAAATTGAGGAGCTTAAGAGGCATATTGAAGAGGAGGTTAAG GCTAAGAACGCACTGGCCCATGCTGTACAATCAGCCCGTCATGACTGTGACCTGCTCCGTGAGCAGTTTGAGGAAGAGCAGGAGGCAAAGGCTGAGCTGCAGCGGGGAATGTCAAAGGCCAACAGCGAGGTTGCTCAATGGAGAACCAAATATGAAACTGATGCCATTCAGCGCACTGAGGAGCTTGAAGAGTCcaa GAAGAAGCTGGCTCAACGTCTGCAAGAGGCAGAGGAACAAGTTGAGGCAGTGAACTCCAAATGTGCATCTCTGGAGAAGACCAAACAGAGACTACAGGCTGAGGTGGAGGACCTCATGATTGATGTGGAGAGAGCCAATGGTTTGGCTGCTAACCTTGACAAGAAGCAGAAGAACTTTGACAAG GTCCTGGCAGAATGGAAGCAGAAATATGAGGAAGGTCAGGCAGAGCTGGAAGGTGCCCAGAAAGAGGCTCGTTCACTCAGCACTGAACTGTTCAAGATGAAGAACTCCTATGAAGAAAGTCTGGATCAACTGGAGACCATCAAGAGAGAGAACAAGAATCTGCAGC AGGAGATTTCAGATCTGACAGAGCAGTTAAGTGAGACTGGGAAAGGCATCCATGAGCTGGAAAAAGCCAAGAAGACAGTGGAGACTGAGAAGGCAGAGATTCAGACCGCCCTGGAGGAGGCTGAA ggCACCCTGGAGCATGAGGAGTCCAAGATTCTTCGTGTCCAGCTTGAGCTAAACCAGGTCAAAAGTGAGATTGACAGGAAGCTTGCAGAGAAGGATGAGGAGATGGAACAGATCAAGAGGAACAGCCAGAGAGTTATTGAATCCATGCAGAGCACTCTGGACTCTGAAGTTAGGAGCAGGAATGATGCTCTGAGAATCAAGAAGAAGATGGAGGGAGACCTTAATGAGATGGAGGTTCAGCTGAGCCATGCCAATCGCCAGGCTGCTGAGGCCCAAAAACAGCTCAGGAACGTTCAGGGACAACTCAAG GATGCCCAACTACACCTTGATGATGCCCAGAGAGGACAGGAAGACATGAAGGAGCAGGTGGCCATGGTGGAGCGCAGAAATGCTCTGATGCAGTCTGAGATTGAGGAGCTGAGAGGTGCTCTAGAGCAGACAGAGAGAGGCCGCAAAGTGGCTGAACAAGAGCTGGTGGATATCAGCGAGCGTGTTGGGTTGCTACACTCTCAG AACACAAGTCTCCTGAACACCAAGAAGAAGCTTGAGGCTGACCTTATTCATGTCCAGAGTGAAGTTGATGACACAGTACAGGAAGCCAGAAATGCAGAGGAGAAGGCCAAGAAGGCCATCACTGAT GCTGCATTGATGGCAGAAGAGCTCAAGAAAGAGCAGGACACCAGTTCTCACCTTGAAAGGATGAAGAAGAATCTGGAGGTCACAGTGAAGGACCTGCAGCACCGTCTGGATGAGGCTGAGAATCTGGCCATGAAGGGAGGAAAGAAACAGCTCCAGAAACTGGAGTCCAGA GTTCGTGAGCTTGAGACTGAAGTTGAAGCAGAGCAGAGACGTGGAGCTGATGCTGTTAAGGGTGTCCGCAAATATGAGAGGAGAGTGAAAGAGCTCACTTATCAG acTGACGAGGACAAGAAGAACGTCGCCAGACTCCAGGATCTGGTTGACAAACTGCAGCTGAAGGTCAAAGCCTACAAGAGGCAGTCTGAAGAGGCg gAGGAACAAGCCAATGGTTACCTGTCCAAGTTGAGGAAGGTACAGCATGAGCTGGAAGAGGCTGAGGAGCGTGCTGACATTTCTGAGTCTCAGGTCAACAAGCTCAGAGTTAAGAGCCGTGATGCTGGAAAG